A window of Heptranchias perlo isolate sHepPer1 chromosome 40, sHepPer1.hap1, whole genome shotgun sequence genomic DNA:
ACGATACAAGTGTTTAAAATGACTCTTTCCAGTAGGCACGGGGTCAAGAAGGAGGGGGCATTGATACAAGATTAAGTGtaggagatttagaacagagggcaggagaaacctcttcgcACAGAGGGTTGTGTGGCTGTGGGATTCACTTTCAGGGTTAGTggatgaggcagaaactatgtcaacattgaaGATTGGATTGGATCGAGGGATGAAGGGATGTGGGAACTGGGCAGGTAAACGTGATTGGGACTATTCGCTCGTGTGGGGAGTAAATGCCGACACGGACTggctgagccgaatggcctgtttcggtgtgtGTGTTTCGATATATTTTTATAAGTTCGGAGCTGGCCCTGTGCCATTGAATAGAAAGTCTTTACGTTGTCGCAGCTGTGTTTAATGGCCACGCACAGAGCACCATCCAACAGGGATCATTGGACGGTTGTCAGGAGCAGgcgtcctggctgatttttctctccaCAGTCCAGGGCTGCCCCCTGGCTTAGACTGCTTGACGGAGCACAGACCGAGCCAGGGAGCACCCtggcctgtgtggctcagtaccacgccAAGTGGTACatttgcaacaacttgcatttatatagcgcctttaacatagtaacaaggtgcttctcaggagcgattatcaaacaaaaattgactccgagccacataaagagatattaggacaggtgaccaaaagcttgatcaaagaggtaggttttaaggagtgactgaaaggaggagagagaggtggagatgtttagggggcaaattccagagcttagggcgtagacggccgccaatggtggagcaatgaaaatcgggaatgcgcaagaggccagaattggaggggggcagagatctcggagggttgtagggctggaggaggtcacagagatagggaggggcgagggccctggagggatttgaacacgagggtgagaattttaaactgcAGGTGGTGAGGCATCAGGGGAGGAGAGTTGTCCTTTGATTTGAACATTCCAACTTGTCCAGAGCTCCGACCTGTGATTTGGATCCTGCACACTATCACTGTGCCATCGCCCGTTATCTCAATGCACTTTGATCCTTTGCTACCTCGCTGCCAACTCTAGAGACCAGACTTTGGATCACTGACTTAAAGTGACTCACCCTCCGCCAGGTGGCCCTGAATCCACGTTCCAGCGAGACACAGAGTTTAAGATGTGACACTCTCAGGGCTACAAGGCGTCCGTGTTTTGTTCCCCTGTTTGCTGTGTTTTGCTCAGTGTGTAATGCTGTGTTTCTGAGCTGTTTTAGTGCAGAGTAAAGTGTAGAGAGCAAATCGCTCCCCTGAGTTCGCTATAAGGATATCCCCTCCTCaaaataacaataacttgcatttatatagcgcctttaacgtagtaaaacgtcccaaggtgcttcacaggagtgattatcaaacaaaattataacattgaggagatattaggacaggtgaccaaaagctcggtcaaagacgtaggttttaaggaccgtcttaaaggaggagagaggcggagaggtttagggagggaattccagagcttaggacctaggcaactgaaggcacggccgccaatggtggagcgatgaaaattggggatgcgcaagcggccagaattggaggagggcagagatctcggagggttgtagggctggaggaggttacagagatagggaggggcgggggccatggagggatttgaacacaaggatgagaattttaaaacccagGTGTTGCGTCTCTGAAAATAACTTCACTTAAAAAATACGGGACTGTCCAGtttaaaattgacatttttagAGGTATTTTTGAGGAGGGGCATTTTTGCAGTGGGAGCATTTTTGACTGTGGTTATTATTTCCAGTTATTCTTGCGTGCGATGATGTGAAGATTAAGTATTAACGATTaaagttttcagccaattctcaatatcaaaaaagcagtgaaaCGTGAGCACAATCTCACCCAATTCACTGGCCCTTACCCAGTTCCTCCGTCCAGCTCTGCACTCATTGAAAACTGGCAGCCTTAGCTTAGGGACAGATCTGCCCTTGCGTCTGTGTGAGAAAGGAGAGGCCAAACAGTACGGGAAAGTTTGTATTCCTTCGAAGCAGAATCAACGACTTGCTAAAGAATCTCTCCCTACGTCCATGACGGTGATGGTGAATCTCACTCAACAGCACCACCCTGTGGGTACCACGTATACCAGCACCCTGCCATTCATCTCAAACTGTGAAGCCCCCGTGACCAAATTGCCTATTGAAATTCACTGGCAGGGTGATGaggcaagtttacataggcagtctccattataaatgtgggttataatggaaatataaaaataaggaaagggTATATGCCTCTAAATTGCATTAAGTCTACATGCTCTAGGGTCCAATTATAATCCCCACCCTCTGACTCCACTTTACCTGGATTACTTGACTCCCAGTGTACAATGCCAAGGGAGATTAACTAGTCGTCTACATAAAGGTTTTGAGGTACGTCCGTTGTGACAAAAACTAAACATTTAATTCATttagtctgtggaatttgctgccccaggaagctgtggaagctacatcattaaataaatttaaaacagaaatagacagtttcctagaagtaaagggaattaggggttacggggagcgggcaggaaattggacatgaatttagatttgaggttaggatcagatcagccatgatcttattgaatggcggagcaggctcgaggggctgattggcctactcctgctcctatttcttatgttctttttgaACTGTAGGAATAAGAGTGTTGCCTATTCCTCCTTGTGGCCTTTTGTTTTAAGACTGAACTATTAAACTACCCGCAGATGTATTGCATTGCATTTCCGTGCGAGGTTAACATTTACCCCCTTATTCTTATGGATTCTGGAATAGGGttgccaaacctccaggattgtcctggagtctccaggaattgaggattaatctccaggacactgggaacaaaaacccggggagaaaaatcatagtgaCATTTAATAAGattttgtttttttcattttctttgaacgcttatgtttattagttataaaaatattggagatggtggtggagggggaagtatgtttgattgacagtcaagcatcatccaaaagcaacaaccacctgcatttatatagcgcctttaatgtagtataaCATTCCAGGGAGCTTCACGGGGGcgtaatcaaataaaatttgacacagagccacatcaggagatattaggacaggtgaacaaaagtttggtcaaagaggcaggttttaaagagcgtctttaaaacagaaatagacagtttcctagaagtaaagggaattaggggttacggggagcgggcaggaaattggacatgaatttagatttgaggttaggatcagatcagccatgaccttattgaatggcggagcaggctcgaggggccgattggcctactcctgctcctatttcttatgttcttatgttcagtcgTGATGCACGAGAAGTTAAAATCCAGCTTCTTTCACAGATTCCATGCCCCACTATCGTGATACAATGTTTTGAGGGCTAATTATTCGTCTCTGGGAAGTTTGCTTGAGGGAGGAGCCAAGCTGCAAAGTTCAAACACAAATATGCTTTGTGATTTATTCAGATATGCCTCTGATTGGCAGCTCCTTTTGAAAGAAGCTGACAGTTATTTAAATTCACAACATCCCAATAACTGTTTCAAGTGTATTTATTAATCCTTGATGATTCAAATCAAAGAGATTGGTGCCATCGAGGACAGTCTGTCCGGGACTTGTGAAGAGAAAGTTCGATAACTCCTGGAGTTGATGGGAACGGGAACATACAAACACTGATTATAATCGGTTTAGCACAGAGTTGTGATCAATTTATTATTTTCCACTACACAAAGAGTTAGCAAAACTTAACGACTATTGCGAAAAAAATCTGCTCAGTTTCTTCTGTTTAGTCACTTGTTCGTTTACCGTTTAACAAAACCATTTAGCAGTCAAAGCCTAAAACAAGGCCAAATGTAGTCTCATTCTGCTGCTTCCAGAACAGATGGAGGATCCCACGGAGGCACAGGATAGAACTAAGAACAAAAACAGTCCAAGGAAAGGTTTTCTGGAAGTGAAATTAATCTCAGGCAGTAGCTCAAAACGGCGACAGCGAATCgggagcccgttttacaccccgcccatttttttttctattctctTTTAttcttatttgttctcaggatgtgggcgtcgctggcaaggcggaCATTTATTGGctgtccttagttgccctgagaaggtggtggtgggccttctgtaGACATTTACACTTCAGGGGGCACTAAAAGTCAACCAGACAGTgtcagaccgggtgaggacagcaggtctccttccctgaaggacgtcagtgaactagttgggtcgtTACAACAATCTGACTGCTCCCTGGTCATTTAATTCTGGTGCCAGCCCGCAGACTGCCAGGTTGATTGAATTCAGTCTCACAATTTGCcaagatgggatttgaactcctgaccTCTGAGTTGTTAGGCTGATATTAGAAGCAACACACCAGTgttcccttttttttaaagaaagaaagagagaaagaaaagcaaggaagaatgagagagaaagaatgaaagagagaaagaagacatacatttatatagcacctttcatgacctcaggacgtcccaaagcactttacagccaatgaagtacctttgaggtGTGAtctctgttgtaatgcagggaacgcTAGCTTGATGAGCACAATGTTTCTACAAGAAAGACGTCCAGAGGCTGTATTTTTGCACATTGACTAAATTGTACCTTTGCTTTCCAGGCATGTTGATGTTTGGAATCAGCCATGTTCTATACACCTGCGCCTTTGGGCTGCGCCCCTTGAAACTCTGGATAGCTCTCTTCCTGCTGCTGCTCGGGGCGATCTTCTACATGGGGGTCTACACCTACCTGGAGGGCCCCATGGTCTACGCCCTCGCGGGCTACGTCCTGGTGCTGGGGGTGATGAGCTGGCGGGCCATTGCGCGGGCATGCTGCTCCAGCTACGACTGGTCGTGGGGCCGGGGGTGCACTGCGACGGGAGCGGTGGTCTTCATAATCTCCGACCTCATCCTGGCCGTCGACAAGTTCTGCTTTGCCCTACCCCACGCGCGCGCCGTCATCATGTCGACCTACTACATCGCACAGATGCTCATCTCTCTGTCTGTTGTCGATCACAGCGAAAGAGATAGTCTCTGGAAAAGACATTAAGGGACCAAGAGCTGTCAGCAGCCAGTCAAAGGGTCTAACCACCAATCAAGAGCTCACTGCTGATACAGATGTTATGTGAACGAATGCGCGCTAATAGAAAGTTTAATATAAATTAAATCTGTGTGTGGACTCGTTCCTTTTTCTAATCTTCATGCCCCGTGTGTTGTTG
This region includes:
- the LOC137305498 gene encoding lysoplasmalogenase TMEM86A-like isoform X3, with protein sequence MATCIKSIGPKLIPFLKTFCIYFVLWLPPSNPSWFSAFIKCLPVLCLGFFVLAHGISLGVLRPYSQKILPGLLFSALGDVFLTWGDQGFFVHGMLMFGISHVLYTCAFGLRPLKLWIALFLLLLGAIFYMGVYTYLEGPMVYALAGYVLVLGVMSWRAIARACCSSYDWSWGRGCTATGAVVFIISDLILAVDKFCFALPHARAVIMSTYYIAQMLISLSVVDHSERDSLWKRH
- the LOC137305498 gene encoding lysoplasmalogenase TMEM86A-like isoform X4 — encoded protein: MDIMDHDFRRRGKVFAMIKSIGPKLIPFLKTFCIYFVLWLPPSNPSWFSAFIKCLPVLCLGFFVLAHGISLGVLRPYSQKILPGLLFSALGDVFLTWGDQGFFVHGMLMFGISHVLYTCAFGLRPLKLWIALFLLLLGAIFYMGVYTYLEGPMVYALAGYVLVLGVMSWRAIARACCSSYDWSWGRGCTATGAVVFIISDLILAVDKFCFALPHARAVIMSTYYIAQMLISLSVVDHSERDSLWKRH
- the LOC137305498 gene encoding lysoplasmalogenase TMEM86A-like isoform X1, yielding MRRENITRKKRLDRFSLKRKIKSIGPKLIPFLKTFCIYFVLWLPPSNPSWFSAFIKCLPVLCLGFFVLAHGISLGVLRPYSQKILPGLLFSALGDVFLTWGDQGFFVHGMLMFGISHVLYTCAFGLRPLKLWIALFLLLLGAIFYMGVYTYLEGPMVYALAGYVLVLGVMSWRAIARACCSSYDWSWGRGCTATGAVVFIISDLILAVDKFCFALPHARAVIMSTYYIAQMLISLSVVDHSERDSLWKRH
- the LOC137305498 gene encoding lysoplasmalogenase TMEM86A-like isoform X2 codes for the protein MRPVVSVCTVIKSIGPKLIPFLKTFCIYFVLWLPPSNPSWFSAFIKCLPVLCLGFFVLAHGISLGVLRPYSQKILPGLLFSALGDVFLTWGDQGFFVHGMLMFGISHVLYTCAFGLRPLKLWIALFLLLLGAIFYMGVYTYLEGPMVYALAGYVLVLGVMSWRAIARACCSSYDWSWGRGCTATGAVVFIISDLILAVDKFCFALPHARAVIMSTYYIAQMLISLSVVDHSERDSLWKRH